A genomic region of Aphis gossypii isolate Hap1 unplaced genomic scaffold, ASM2018417v2 Contig00750, whole genome shotgun sequence contains the following coding sequences:
- the LOC126555210 gene encoding uncharacterized protein LOC126555210, producing MNRNIITKKQRMNTIGSGLIEIERFRKGSKTFIIKNCENYIDYKLFFNYILHELILKLRQSCIKTSIKFNLHVDATYTRPITHDKQDVAFKTSNVLACNSSDFASLLNIKFDKILAEESEFIAKGSGWTLVSIDGLQLRINLVNPLKGGAYLDLPKFIREKKAIINVKNKDKYCFKYSILTKYDKRSNKSRFNQKYFDFLEKKSGLDFKCIDFPTPINQIKKFERLNNVSVNVYSLNNKGTIFPLFINNKEEKNHFDLFFVNNHKTSHYCYIKDFSRFIRSQKTKNCYKLIICKRCFTTFGNKPCKSKLWGETGLTEHKKFVVRIN from the coding sequence ATgaacagaaatataataacaaaaaaacagcGTATGAACACGATTGGAAGTGGACTTATTGAAATAGAAAGATTTAGAAAAGGTTCAAAAACTTTCATAATTAAGAactgtgaaaattatatagattacaaattattttttaactatattttacatgagttaattttaaagttaagacAATCGTGTATTAAAACGtcgatcaaatttaatttacacgttGACGCTACTTACACACGTCCTATAACACATGATAAACAAGATGTGGCTTTTAAAACTTCGAATGTTTTAGCATGTAATTCATCCGATTTCGCTAGTTTGTTAAACataaagtttgataaaatattagctgAAGAATCTGAATTTATTGCTAAAGGTTCAGGATGGACACTTGTTTCAATAGATGGGTTACAGTTGAGAATCAATTTAGTAAATCCATTAAAAGGAGGTGCATATTTAGatttacctaaatttatacgagaaaaaaaggctattataaacgttaaaaataaagataaatactgttttaaatattctatactaaCCAAATATGATAAGCGTTCTAATAAATCACgatttaaccaaaaatattttgattttcttgaaaaaaagagtgggttagattttaaatgtattgatttcccaacaccaataaatcaaattaaaaaatttgaacgtttaaataatgtttcagttaatgtttatagtttaaataataaaggtactATTTTccctctatttataaataataaagaagaaaaaaatcattttgatttattttttgtcaataatcataaaacatcacattattgttatattaaagatttttcaagatttattagaagtcagaaaactaaaaattgttataaattaattatttgtaagaggtgttttacaacttttggaaataaaccATGTAAAAGTAAACTTTGGGGTGAAACAGGATTAactgaacataaaaaatttgtagtaagaataaattag